A stretch of DNA from Fusarium oxysporum f. sp. lycopersici 4287 supercont2.73 genomic scaffold, whole genome shotgun sequence:
CTGCTCTCGGCGTTGCAATATGCGGGCTGTGCAACAGCCATAGGTACCCTATGGCCGTTGCACAGCGAGGACGGGCGAGCATTTACCCTGTATTTCTTCCAGGCTGTGCGGCGCCAAGGGGACAACATCGCGTCGCCATGGAACCTGGCACTCTCGTTCCAGAAGGCGGTGAGACGACTCCagggaagaaagaaagcaGGATTGCGCTTGGATCACCCTTATTATCGGGCAGCTTTCCACGGTGCGTGGTATTTGTAACTCGGTTGGCAGAGGTACGTTACAAGGACAATATTATAGCTATGTTAACAATGTGGTTGGCATCTATTAGATTGAAATGGGGCGAGGTTAGTACAGCTGGCGAGCCTATCTTTATCCCTGGTAAGTATGACTATGACCTCAGTGACTAGCATATGCAATAAGACTTGTTCTCAAGCCACAAATCTGGCTTTCAGCTTAGAACATGGCGGTTGATTGCAGGGAATATGAGATATACTCGCCGCCTGCCATTTTCAGGTTCGCTAAAAACCTTATCGAAGGCTTGAAAGCGGCCAGCTTGACCGGCTGCAGCCACAACAAACCTATCGTTAGGGTGAACAAGGCAGACTTCGACACATCCAGTCCTGACACAGGGAGGTAATAGTGGTCAACTGACCATGTAGCTGATGCATAAGGCCATTGGGTGTGCAGCTTGAGAAAAGGTAGTCACATTATGATTCGTCAAAATACAATTCTTGGTTGTGCGGCCGCATTAGGCATAGATGATATTAGAATCGGCTGCATAGCTTCAATCTCCATGGGTAATAAACAGGCCGCGACTGCCCGGACCACTGCAGTCATCCTTAAATTATTCTGTGTGGCCCTCGAAAGATATTAAATCCATCTTTGATTGGGCGCCGAGCAAGGCGGGGTAGTGAGACACAGGACTAAGGGAGGTGACGTGTTCAATTACAAGGCATGCGCCACTTGGCACCTGTTAATCATGACAGAATAGAGCGCCAAGGTTTCCAGAGCAGTGAGCCCATGCTGTTCCTTAACTCAATGTTCAATTCTTTGCGCCTAGAGCGGCCCGCCCCGGTCAAGATCGTCTAGTAGCTAGTGGGAAGAACCTTGAAGTATCATATTCGAGGTGGCGAAGCCATACGTATCGAATTTCAGGTTTGTGGGGGTTGATGCGCACGGTTGGCATAGGGAACGGAATCTGGCTGACGAGCGGCCACGTCAACTTGATGCCGTATGCTTTTCAGGATGACTTGGTGTGGTTAGTTGCCTCCTTGTACAAACCAGATCAAAGCCCAAAGTCTCGTTGACGTTCTGCCATGGGCTGCACTTCGAGGGGATATTATGCATTAGTCTTATCAAAAGTTTGATGATTGGTGAAACTATTGCCAAACCTTGTTGGCCATTCGAGCATTGTTACTAACCTATTGGTTTGGAAAAAAGGCCAGCCATTTCTAGACCCTTCTGAAAGCCTATTGATCAGGCTGGAACATAGCATGACTTAAGCATGTCACGGGTTATGAATGGTTTAGTGCAACATGCGGGAGGAATCCCGGGCGTTCATGATTTAGCCCGTGAATATCCAAGGGATACAGCCGAGAGTCTCATTATCGTTACACATTTGTTGGATGCAAGAGAATTCCGCGAACTAGCCATACTTAGAGTGAAGGTAAGTGATGCTTGATGTGACCTTCCTGGTAGCTTGTTCGACTGCTCACGAATAGTGTCAAAGGGATGGAAATACCCCAAGGGCGACACCTTTTTTCGTAAGCAACGACGCAAAGCGGATGAAAGCAGTGACAAGACAGCTGCTTTTTTTTATAGACTGATGAAGAACATTGGTCAAGGACTTCGTAAAGAATGCCAAGCTTTCACTGTGTTGGCAACTCCTGGAAAGATACCTAGTATTCTCGACTGGTGCATGACTCCAGGCGGTTTTCTGGCTGTGGCCTTGAGACTCAATCCCGACGCTTGGGCACTTGCATTCGGTCTGCCGGAAGAACAAGGTGGCCATCGTGTGTTATTGCCCGATAGCATCAACGTCGAACGAAGACTTCTCGACATCACTTTACTAGCCGAAGACATGGGGTGTGAGACGATTTCTAGGGACCATACGGACGCACGTAAGTTCCAGTCGCGGCAACTCGAACCAGATAGGCGTTTGGGTTTAGTCATCTGCGATGGTGCAACGTTGCGAAACCACATACGAGATCCGAATAAGAAGGATTGCGAAGCCCGCAGGTTGACCACGACACAGCTggctcttggtcttgagcaTGTCGAGCCGGGAGGCACTATGGTCATCTTACTACACAAGGTTGAGGCCTGGGATACCGTGACTATCCTGAACCGATTTAACAAGTTTTCAAACATCAACCTATACAAGCCGAAACCCGGCCATGAAACGCGCTCATCCTTCTACCTGATAGCTACCAATATCCAGACCCAGCACCCAGAGGCCCTTGCGGCTATCGAGAAGTGGAAAGCGATCTGGAGAGTACTAACTTTCGAACCCGAAGA
This window harbors:
- a CDS encoding uncharacterized protein (At least one base has a quality score < 10); the encoded protein is MSRVMNGLVQHAGGIPGVHDLAREYPRDTAESLIIVTHLLDAREFRELAILRVKGWKYPKGDTFFRKQRRKADESSDKTAAFFYRLMKNIGQGLRKECQAFTVLATPGKIPSILDWCMTPGGFLAVALRLNPDAWALAFGLPEEQGGHRVLLPDSINVERRLLDITLLAEDMGCETISRDHTDARKFQSRQLEPDRRLGLVICDGATLRNHIRDPNKKDCEARRLTTTQLALGLEHVEPGGTMVILLHKVEAWDTVTILNRFNKFSNINLYKPKPGHETRSSFYLIATNIQTQHPEALAAIEKWKAIWRVLTFEPEECHARVIRKGELSPKQLLDEFGSDLVDLGRCVWKVQAEALAKAPFTQSKKGPTRCSKPA
- a CDS encoding uncharacterized protein (At least one base has a quality score < 10) — encoded protein: MSRVMNGLVQHAGGIPGVHDLAREYPRDTAESLIIVTHLLDAREFRELAILRVKGWKYPKGDTFFRKQRRKADESSDKTAAFFYRLMKNIGQGLRKECQAFTVLATPGKIPSILDWCMTPGGFLAVALRLNPDAWALAFGLPEEQGGHRVLLPDSINVERRLLDITLLAEDMGCETISRDHTDARKFQSRQLEPDRRLGLVICDGATLRNHIRDPNKKDCEARRLTTTQLALGLEHVEPGGTMVILLHKVEAWDTVTILNRFNKFSNINLYKPKPGHETRSSFYLIATNIQTQHPEALAAIEKWKAIWRVLTFEPEECHARVIRKGRCVWKVQAEALAKAPFTQSKKGPTRCSKPA